The Winogradskyella schleiferi genome has a window encoding:
- a CDS encoding glycoside hydrolase family 32 protein, which produces MKRINNSNFVIIILLLSLFVSCKNKTEESLITENKSDKITYSEEELSRPNFHFTPKKGWMNDPNGMFYKDGYFHLYFQHYPDGNTWGPMHWGHAISTDMVTWKEMPIAIYPDDKGYIFSGSAVVDVNNSSGFSKDGIEPVVAMFTYHDMDGEKAGKTNYQSQAIAYSLDEGKTFIKYSGNPVIKNPDIKDFRDPKMVWDSIHEKWLMVLAAGQKIMFYSSSNLKDWKLESDFGDSIGGHGGVWECPDFFPMVVQGTDEVKWVLFVSINPGGPNGGSATQYFVGDFDGKQFKIDPSFEKDLSNTEHKSIWIDYGRDNYAGVTWANIPDTNGRKLFMGWMSNWDYGQVVPTEVWRSSMTVAREIELQKAGASYRLLFQPVKELSNYRSTKFKKESIAIKRAEKIIDSKEIDLSSTEINFKISDLNNSGFAFKLTNKQGDTLAFGYKHSDKNFFVDRRKSGKTEFSEKFADRVSIAKRTSTNKDFLGTIILDKTSIELFFDNGETVMTEIFFPNAPFSKLSIEPKDQEFTLGNIEINQLNIN; this is translated from the coding sequence ATGAAACGTATTAATAATTCAAACTTTGTCATAATTATTTTGTTGTTATCATTATTTGTTAGTTGCAAAAATAAGACAGAAGAAAGTCTAATTACAGAAAACAAGTCAGATAAAATAACATACTCAGAAGAAGAGCTTAGTAGACCTAATTTTCATTTTACTCCTAAAAAAGGTTGGATGAATGACCCAAATGGGATGTTCTACAAAGACGGATATTTCCATTTATATTTTCAGCATTATCCAGATGGAAACACTTGGGGACCCATGCATTGGGGGCATGCTATTAGTACAGATATGGTAACATGGAAAGAAATGCCCATAGCCATATACCCTGATGATAAAGGATATATCTTTTCAGGAAGTGCGGTTGTAGATGTTAATAATAGCTCAGGGTTTTCCAAAGATGGTATTGAGCCTGTAGTAGCCATGTTTACATACCATGATATGGATGGTGAAAAAGCTGGTAAAACAAATTACCAATCACAGGCCATTGCATATTCTTTAGACGAAGGTAAAACGTTTATTAAATATTCCGGAAATCCTGTAATTAAAAATCCAGATATCAAAGATTTTAGAGACCCAAAAATGGTTTGGGATTCTATACATGAAAAATGGTTAATGGTTTTAGCTGCTGGACAAAAAATTATGTTTTATAGCTCTTCAAATTTAAAAGATTGGAAACTGGAATCTGATTTTGGCGATAGTATAGGAGGACATGGTGGTGTATGGGAATGTCCAGATTTTTTTCCAATGGTAGTTCAAGGAACGGATGAGGTAAAATGGGTTTTGTTTGTTAGTATTAACCCAGGCGGTCCAAATGGTGGAAGTGCTACTCAGTACTTTGTGGGCGATTTTGACGGTAAACAATTTAAAATAGACCCATCGTTTGAGAAAGACTTAAGTAATACGGAGCATAAATCTATTTGGATTGATTATGGAAGAGATAATTATGCAGGAGTAACATGGGCTAATATCCCAGATACCAATGGACGGAAATTATTTATGGGATGGATGTCTAATTGGGATTATGGGCAAGTAGTACCAACTGAAGTATGGAGAAGTTCTATGACAGTAGCAAGAGAAATTGAACTTCAAAAAGCAGGTGCTAGTTATAGATTATTATTTCAACCTGTAAAAGAATTATCTAATTATAGAAGTACCAAATTTAAAAAAGAATCAATAGCAATAAAAAGAGCTGAAAAAATTATAGATTCAAAAGAAATAGATTTATCAAGTACAGAAATTAATTTTAAAATTTCAGATTTAAACAACAGTGGTTTCGCCTTCAAACTAACCAATAAACAGGGAGATACTTTAGCTTTTGGATATAAACATAGTGATAAAAACTTTTTTGTAGATAGAAGAAAATCTGGTAAAACAGAATTTTCAGAAAAGTTTGCCGATCGTGTTTCCATTGCTAAAAGAACATCAACAAATAAAGATTTTCTTGGTACAATTATTCTTGATAAAACGTCTATAGAACTGTTTTTTGATAATGGAGAAACAGTAATGACTGAAATATTTTTTCCGAACGCACCATTCAGCAAACTAAGTATTGAACCCAAAGACCAAGAATTTACTCTTGGCAACATAGAAATTAACCAACTAAATATTAACTAA
- a CDS encoding sugar porter family MFS transporter yields the protein MNRKILIWSITAALAGFLFGFDTVVISGAEKKLQLLWGSSDMFHGIVIIGMALWGTVVGAFFGGIPTNKLGRKNTLILIGVLYTLSAIGSGLANDPWIFSIFRFIGGLGVGASTIAAPAYISEIAPAKDRGKLVGLYQFNIVFGILIAFLSNYLLNNVGENAWRWMIGVEAFPAAIYTIFALTIPKSPRWLLTKFKNSEAIGVLKIINPDQDPEKLMLEIKDEMENTVPNENIFLKKYRFPLILAFLIAFFNQLSGINALLYYAPRIFEEAGLGESTALLSSIGIGVTNMLFTLLGIILIDRLGRKQLMYIGSIGYIISLSLVSAAFFFNWGGSIVPILLFMFIAAHAIGQGTVIWVFISEIFPNHLRGSGQSFGSSVHWVLAAVVPSLVPILFSTIGAGTVFLIFTVMMVLQLLFVIFMMPETKGISLEELSDKLIKERNK from the coding sequence ATGAACAGAAAGATATTAATCTGGTCTATTACTGCAGCTTTAGCAGGTTTCTTATTTGGATTTGATACCGTAGTTATATCGGGAGCTGAAAAAAAATTACAATTATTATGGGGTTCTTCCGATATGTTCCATGGCATCGTTATTATTGGAATGGCACTTTGGGGAACTGTAGTAGGAGCTTTTTTTGGAGGCATTCCAACTAATAAATTAGGACGAAAAAACACCTTAATATTGATAGGAGTATTATACACTTTATCTGCAATTGGTTCTGGATTAGCAAATGACCCATGGATCTTTTCTATATTTAGATTTATTGGAGGCTTAGGCGTAGGAGCTTCAACTATTGCTGCACCGGCATATATATCTGAAATTGCCCCAGCAAAGGATAGGGGAAAACTTGTTGGTTTATATCAATTCAATATTGTGTTTGGAATTCTAATCGCCTTCTTATCAAACTACTTATTAAACAATGTGGGAGAAAATGCTTGGCGTTGGATGATAGGTGTTGAAGCATTTCCAGCTGCTATTTATACCATTTTCGCATTAACAATACCAAAAAGTCCACGTTGGTTACTTACCAAATTTAAAAATAGTGAGGCCATAGGTGTGCTTAAAATTATAAATCCAGATCAAGACCCAGAAAAACTCATGCTAGAGATAAAGGATGAGATGGAAAATACAGTACCTAATGAAAATATATTCCTTAAAAAATACCGATTCCCTTTAATTCTGGCTTTTTTGATTGCGTTTTTCAATCAACTATCAGGTATTAATGCGTTGTTATACTATGCCCCAAGAATTTTTGAAGAAGCTGGTCTTGGCGAGAGTACTGCTTTATTAAGCAGCATAGGGATAGGTGTTACCAATATGCTTTTTACACTATTAGGTATTATTCTAATAGATAGATTAGGTAGGAAGCAGTTAATGTATATAGGTTCAATTGGTTACATAATTTCATTGAGTTTAGTTTCTGCTGCTTTCTTTTTTAATTGGGGAGGCAGTATAGTACCCATATTACTATTCATGTTCATTGCTGCACACGCAATAGGTCAAGGAACAGTGATATGGGTATTTATTTCAGAAATATTCCCCAACCATTTAAGAGGTTCTGGACAATCATTTGGAAGCTCTGTACACTGGGTATTAGCCGCAGTTGTGCCCTCATTGGTTCCTATATTGTTTTCAACAATAGGAGCGGGAACGGTATTCTTGATTTTTACTGTTATGATGGTGTTACAGTTACTGTTTGTGATTTTTATGATGCCAGAAACTAAAGGAATATCTCTAGAAGAATTAAGTGATAAACTAATTAAGGAACGAAATAAATAA
- a CDS encoding hybrid sensor histidine kinase/response regulator transcription factor: protein MLRLLLIVFIVLNLFSCNKLKDDKKFKVGFSQCISTDDWRKSMDHEMTVEASLNAEIDLTIFQANGDIELQNSQIEFMLSNGFDIIIVSPLRSEPLVPIIEKAYDKGIPVIIVDRKIKSQKFTAYIGANNIDVGRNAANYIASQNEKKINVLEIKGGDDSSPVIERHLGFHQIIDKEPNINVVYSIRDEYVNQRIPQILDSLNMKQIDYVYAFNDEIAYNTWKIAKSKGVEKAIKFIGVDGLNGDNNGIQLVQNGILSATILYPTGGDEAIKIAMKILRNENVPKNNVLNTTVIDYRNAEIMKNQYDKIKKHQNDIEIQQEKIKKQEQTYSTQSNILKILLGLLITSLLLAAYSIYSAYNIKKRKRELELRNQKITIQRNQIKKIAEEVKISNEAKVNFFTGLSHEFKTPITLILSSIESLNENKVIHDNKLLNEIGLIFNNSKRLLRLINQLLDFRKIEDRKFVLKASKTNLYQFSNLIFKDFEREAQKRDINFTLSTNNEDLSVFLDRNLMDKVYFNLLSNAFKFTPNNGVISIDIVDDFDNNFVKIHFKDSGIGIPKKEMNNVFQAFFQGSNNNKASSGIGLHLSKEFIEMHKGTIEVNSKHGTEFIITLYKDNAHLNSDEIVYEPDVVDSAIINSNSAFEDDDFDEQFVLNDDEHYSVLIIEDNPDLVKYLKGKLSSEYNVHISDGTDGTDKAIEIIPDIILCDISLPDKSGFEICEILKKDLRTSHIPTIILTALNNKESYIKSLEVGADLFLTKPFSFAILSQSIKTLIYNREKLRYYFVNNVHNMESINNFGSLEQEFMSKVNKIIDENIDNSKFSVENLASNLNISRIQLYRKMKAIIGVNVSDYIQNIRLEKAKTLLNKTQLTISEIAYATGFSSPNYFSTSFKNKFNKSPKAFRED, encoded by the coding sequence ATGTTAAGATTACTATTAATAGTGTTCATTGTATTGAATTTATTTTCATGCAATAAGCTCAAAGATGATAAAAAATTTAAGGTTGGCTTTTCCCAATGTATCAGTACTGATGATTGGAGAAAATCAATGGATCATGAAATGACAGTTGAAGCTTCACTAAATGCAGAAATAGATTTAACTATTTTTCAAGCTAATGGAGACATAGAACTTCAAAATTCACAAATTGAATTCATGTTAAGTAATGGTTTTGATATAATTATAGTTTCTCCGCTAAGATCAGAACCATTAGTTCCAATAATTGAAAAAGCTTATGATAAAGGGATTCCAGTTATTATTGTAGATCGTAAAATTAAATCTCAAAAATTCACCGCATATATTGGAGCCAATAACATTGACGTTGGCCGCAATGCGGCAAATTATATTGCGTCACAAAATGAAAAAAAAATCAATGTTTTAGAAATAAAAGGAGGCGATGATTCTTCGCCCGTTATAGAAAGGCATTTGGGTTTTCATCAAATAATAGACAAGGAGCCTAATATTAATGTTGTATATAGTATTAGAGATGAATATGTTAATCAAAGAATACCTCAAATCCTTGATTCTTTAAATATGAAACAGATTGATTATGTCTACGCATTTAATGATGAAATTGCTTATAATACTTGGAAGATTGCAAAATCTAAAGGGGTTGAAAAAGCTATCAAATTTATTGGTGTAGATGGTTTAAATGGTGATAATAATGGTATCCAATTGGTACAAAACGGGATATTGTCAGCAACCATATTATACCCAACAGGTGGAGATGAAGCGATAAAAATTGCAATGAAAATTTTGCGAAATGAAAATGTTCCAAAAAACAATGTATTAAACACTACTGTAATTGATTATAGAAATGCTGAAATTATGAAAAATCAGTATGATAAAATTAAAAAACACCAAAATGACATAGAAATCCAACAAGAAAAAATAAAGAAACAGGAACAAACCTATTCAACCCAAAGTAACATACTTAAAATTCTTTTAGGGTTGTTAATCACAAGTTTACTCTTGGCTGCCTATAGTATATATTCAGCATACAACATAAAAAAGAGAAAACGAGAGCTTGAACTACGAAATCAAAAAATCACTATTCAGCGAAATCAAATCAAAAAGATAGCAGAAGAAGTGAAAATCAGTAATGAAGCTAAAGTTAACTTTTTCACAGGCTTGTCACATGAGTTTAAAACACCAATTACACTTATTCTTTCTTCAATAGAATCTTTAAACGAAAATAAGGTAATACACGACAATAAATTATTGAATGAAATTGGACTAATTTTTAATAATTCGAAGAGATTACTTCGATTAATTAACCAACTACTAGATTTCAGAAAAATAGAAGACCGTAAGTTTGTCTTAAAAGCTTCAAAAACTAATTTATATCAATTTTCTAATTTGATCTTTAAAGATTTTGAGCGCGAAGCACAAAAGCGGGACATTAATTTTACATTAAGTACCAATAACGAAGATTTATCGGTTTTTTTAGATAGAAACTTAATGGATAAGGTATATTTTAACTTGTTATCTAATGCTTTTAAATTCACCCCAAATAATGGTGTTATTAGCATAGATATTGTAGATGATTTTGATAATAATTTTGTAAAAATTCATTTCAAAGATTCTGGCATAGGTATCCCAAAAAAAGAAATGAATAATGTATTTCAGGCATTTTTTCAAGGATCAAATAATAATAAAGCAAGTTCAGGAATCGGGTTGCATCTGTCCAAAGAATTTATAGAAATGCATAAAGGCACTATTGAAGTTAACTCTAAACATGGTACTGAATTTATCATTACGCTCTACAAGGATAATGCTCATCTAAATTCTGATGAAATAGTTTATGAACCAGATGTTGTTGATAGTGCTATTATAAATTCCAATTCAGCTTTTGAAGACGATGATTTTGATGAACAGTTCGTTCTAAATGATGATGAACATTATTCCGTTTTAATCATTGAAGATAATCCCGATTTAGTAAAGTATTTGAAGGGGAAATTATCTTCAGAATATAATGTTCATATTTCAGATGGGACTGATGGTACTGATAAGGCTATAGAGATAATCCCTGATATTATTTTATGTGACATTAGTTTGCCCGATAAAAGTGGCTTTGAAATATGTGAAATATTGAAGAAAGATTTAAGAACTTCTCACATTCCAACCATTATTCTAACGGCATTAAATAATAAAGAATCTTATATTAAAAGTCTTGAGGTGGGAGCAGATTTATTCTTAACGAAACCGTTTAGTTTCGCAATTTTATCCCAATCCATAAAAACTCTTATTTATAATAGAGAAAAACTTCGTTATTATTTTGTGAATAACGTTCATAATATGGAATCTATCAACAATTTCGGATCTTTGGAGCAAGAGTTTATGTCAAAAGTGAATAAAATAATAGATGAAAATATTGATAATTCTAAATTTTCAGTAGAAAACTTAGCAAGTAATCTTAATATTTCCCGTATTCAGTTATATAGAAAAATGAAAGCGATTATAGGAGTTAATGTAAGCGACTATATTCAGAATATTAGGCTTGAAAAAGCTAAAACATTATTAAATAAAACACAGTTAACAATTTCAGAAATAGCGTATGCAACTGGTTTCTCATCACCAAATTATTTTTCTACAAGCTTTAAAAATAAGTTTAATAAATCACCAAAAGCGTTCAGAGAGGACTAA